Below is a window of Sporosarcina ureae DNA.
GCGTAACGAAGGTGATGCATTCCATATTGATATCTACGTCATTATGAGCTATGGCACAAAAATTACTGAAGTAGCCTATCAAGTACAATCAAAAGTGCAATATATAGTGAAAACGACGTTGGGACTATCAGTGAGTTCTATAAATATTTTTGTTCAGGGTGTTCGTGTAACGAACGTGTAAAAGGAGGCCTTCAAGTCAATGACTTCAATTAATGGATTGCAATTTGCGAAGATGGTAGAAATGGGTTCGCATCATCTTCATCAAAATGCGGATTATGTGGATTCTTTAAATGTATTCCCGGTGCCAGATGGTGATACGGGAACGAATATGAATTTATCCATGACATCCGGCGCGAAAGAAACAGAAAGAAATGCACAAGAACATATTGGTTTGACTGCACAGGCATTCTCAAAAGGATTGCTTATGGGTGCACGTGGAAATTCAGGTGTGATTTTATCCCAGTTATTCAGAGGATTTAGTAAGCAAATTGAAAAAGAAGCGGAAGTAAACGTCAAACAATTTGCAGAAGCACTGAAGTACGGTGTCGATACAGCTTATAAAGCTGTGATGAAGCCTGTAGAAGGAACTATTTTGACGGTTGCCAAAGATGCTGCCAATGCGGCAGTGGAACATATTGAAGATGCGTCTGATTTAATTGCATTGCTGGAAATCATTGTGGAAGAGGCAAAAGCTTCTTTGAAACGTACACCTGATCTATTGCCTGTTTTGAAAGAAGTTGGCGTAGTAGACAGTGGTGGACAAGGTCTTGTATATGTTTATGAAGGATTTTTGGCATGTCTAAAAGGTGAAGAATTACCTGAAAAGGTAGTT
It encodes the following:
- a CDS encoding Asp23/Gls24 family envelope stress response protein, producing the protein MSIELKNEHGTIDITNDVIAQVVGEAAVECYGIVGMASQHQIRDGLTEILRKENFSRGVIVRNEGDAFHIDIYVIMSYGTKITEVAYQVQSKVQYIVKTTLGLSVSSINIFVQGVRVTNV